Within the Patescibacteria group bacterium genome, the region TTGTTTCTTAAATCAAGAATAATTTTATCCCGACCAGTCAGAAGAATCTCTAAAATCGCTTTTTTAAACTCAAAAGAAACCGGACCGTAAAAATTATAAACTTTCAGATGGGCAATATCATCGCCAATCTTTTCAAGCTTAACCGAAGGAATGTTGATTGTGTCCCTGACCACTTCAATTTTTTGGCTGGTTTCAATGCCATCACGGATAATCGTCAAAACCACTTTTGTTCCTTTGGGGCCGCGGATCTTTGCCACCGCTTGATCTAAGCCAATTCCTTGAGTTGAGGCCCCGTCTATTTCAACAATCTTATCGCCCGGTTTAATTCCGGCCTTTTGGGCTGGCGTGCCTTCTAACGGCGCAATCACTGTTAAAACATCTTGTCTGATGCCGATCTCCATTCCCACGCCTTCAAACTTCCCGGAAATCTCTTCCTCAAACTCCTGCTTTTCTTTTGGTTCAAAGAAAACCGTATAAGGATCATCTAAAGAGTTAAGCATTCCTTTAACCGCGCCATAAACCATTTTCTGATAATCAAGTTTTCCTCGATTCAAATAATGCTCTTGAACCGCTGCCCAAGCGTCCCAGAAAATAGAGAAATCCGCTGTTTCTAAATCTTTTGGCGCCTCGGGATTGACAATCCCTTTAACTAAAACCTGTTTAATATCAACTTGCCCAGAATTTTCAGCTGAAGGCAGATAATTAAACCGATACAGAACAAAACCAGCGCCTAAAGCAAAAAACAAAACCGCGCCCAAAACCAAACCAAGGCCAAAGAAAAATTTTTTGCCTAAATATTTGTCTTTAGTAAAAGGAATCTTCAACTGCATCCTGATAGTAGAATCTTGACAAATCGCTTGTCTCAGCGATTAGCCCTTAATTAAATTTCTTGAACCAATTTAGTCTCCTTATCCCGTTTATTTTCACCGTGACGCGATTTAAAAACAGGTCAAAATTCACTACGGGACAAGTCAACGCAATACTAATATCAAAAGATAAATTCGTATCATTCGGATGTATTTGTATATTAGTATCGCATCTTACTATATCATAAAAGCTCAAAACTTGCCAAACTTTGGTATTCTGCCCCTTCTGGTTTTAAAACGCTTTGCCAAAGTTCAAACTTGTCTGCTAAAAAACTTTGGTTAAATATTTTTTCTTCAAACTTGAACTTACCGGTTTTTCTTAAATCAAATCGGGCTAAGGTCAGGTGAAGAATCTTTTCCTGGCGCAGATTTATCTCCAGATTAAACTCCTTGCCAAGCAAAGCATTGACAATATTTTTCTGGAGATTAAAAAACTCAACCGAATTTTTAAAAACTAGCCAAACCATTCGTTTCTCTTTGTTCGGCGGCGCCAAAATAATTTTTTCAGATTCAAGACTAAAAGCTTTAGATTTCCGATTATTTCTTAATGTTTCAATAGCTAAATTTGTTTCCGCCTCATTCCAATACTGCGGCGCCAATAAAGTTAAGTGCCAGTTTTGCCTCGGAACCCAGCGCAGATTTAAGGCCTGAACCTCCTTTTCCAAAACCATTTCCAGCTCTTGTTTAAATGTTTCCGGCAAAGGCAAAGCAATAAAAA harbors:
- a CDS encoding S41 family peptidase, translated to MQLKIPFTKDKYLGKKFFFGLGLVLGAVLFFALGAGFVLYRFNYLPSAENSGQVDIKQVLVKGIVNPEAPKDLETADFSIFWDAWAAVQEHYLNRGKLDYQKMVYGAVKGMLNSLDDPYTVFFEPKEKQEFEEEISGKFEGVGMEIGIRQDVLTVIAPLEGTPAQKAGIKPGDKIVEIDGASTQGIGLDQAVAKIRGPKGTKVVLTIIRDGIETSQKIEVVRDTINIPSVKLEKIGDDIAHLKVYNFYGPVSFEFKKAILEILLTGRDKIILDLRNNPGGYFDYAVQLASWFLEPGSVVVKQDDGNGAYVCSICRASGLALLKDKKVVILVNGGSASASEILAGALRDNKGIKLIGEQTFGKGSVQELYPLSRDSSIKITTAKWLTPNEHDISKVGLEPDIVVEAPDEFGKDPQLDKAIEIIRQE
- the thpR gene encoding RNA 2',3'-cyclic phosphodiesterase; the protein is MIKQRIFIALPLPETFKQELEMVLEKEVQALNLRWVPRQNWHLTLLAPQYWNEAETNLAIETLRNNRKSKAFSLESEKIILAPPNKEKRMVWLVFKNSVEFFNLQKNIVNALLGKEFNLEINLRQEKILHLTLARFDLRKTGKFKFEEKIFNQSFLADKFELWQSVLKPEGAEYQSLASFELL